One stretch of Paenibacillus sp. AN1007 DNA includes these proteins:
- a CDS encoding HepT-like ribonuclease domain-containing protein, with translation MYYVNREQIARRLDAVPEVAEGLRRAVQDWDGGLVLGMVQERCLHLAIEIVTDVGSYLIDGFIMRDASSYDDIIQINYEEKVFDDSTYETLRQLVTLRKPLVQDYYSWQRTALHPLSETLPDILEHFAGQVSIYVEQELGPFQGNEGQGTE, from the coding sequence ATGTATTACGTGAACAGGGAGCAGATCGCTCGCCGGCTTGACGCCGTACCAGAGGTGGCCGAAGGGCTTCGCCGGGCTGTGCAGGACTGGGATGGCGGTCTGGTGTTAGGGATGGTACAGGAGCGCTGCCTGCATCTTGCGATCGAAATTGTAACCGATGTGGGGAGTTATCTCATTGACGGTTTCATTATGAGAGATGCAAGCAGTTATGATGATATCATTCAAATTAACTATGAAGAAAAAGTGTTTGATGACTCCACATATGAAACATTGCGTCAGCTTGTCACTTTGCGCAAACCGCTTGTCCAGGATTATTACAGCTGGCAGCGGACAGCACTGCATCCACTGAGCGAGACTTTGCCGGATATACTGGAGCATTTTGCTGGACAAGTGAGCATTTATGTGGAACAAGAACTTGGTCCTTTTCAAGGAAATGAAGGCCAAGGGACAGAGTAA
- a CDS encoding Dabb family protein produces the protein MIKHIVLFKMKDRSAESIEAAAQVLRNLEGKIDVLISLEVGIDVLRSDRSFDISLTAEFASLEDLQAYQVHPLHQDVIKYMNEVREQSIAVDYVI, from the coding sequence ATGATTAAGCATATTGTTCTGTTCAAAATGAAAGATCGTTCCGCAGAAAGCATTGAGGCCGCTGCCCAGGTTCTTCGTAATCTGGAAGGCAAAATCGATGTTCTGATTTCGCTTGAGGTAGGTATCGATGTGCTGCGTTCGGACAGATCTTTCGACATTTCACTGACGGCGGAGTTTGCTTCACTGGAGGATCTTCAGGCGTATCAAGTTCATCCGCTCCATCAGGATGTCATCAAGTATATGAATGAAGTCAGAGAACAATCCATTGCGGTTGATTATGTGATCTGA